One genomic window of Candidatus Omnitrophota bacterium includes the following:
- a CDS encoding PilZ domain-containing protein, whose protein sequence is MTIILVSILAAGVLFVIYVLSSKEDRDINDKYALHGKVEGYYSGSPERRRSERVNAELDVKYSLLKASPPKLTANSRNISQSGVAVILYEILPKDSMIDMEIFIPESKESIKTKGRVVWCEDLKGPERLDKDGRRTFVAGVEFAETDGKNKERLISYIKNRLVS, encoded by the coding sequence ATGACGATAATACTTGTATCCATACTTGCGGCAGGAGTTCTTTTCGTTATATATGTCCTTTCTTCAAAGGAAGACAGGGACATCAACGATAAATATGCCCTTCACGGCAAGGTCGAGGGCTATTATTCGGGCAGCCCGGAGAGGAGGAGGTCCGAGCGCGTAAACGCCGAATTGGACGTAAAATACAGCTTATTAAAGGCCTCGCCCCCGAAATTGACCGCGAACAGCAGGAATATAAGCCAATCCGGCGTTGCCGTGATCCTTTACGAGATACTCCCGAAAGATTCCATGATTGACATGGAAATATTCATCCCTGAAAGCAAGGAGAGCATAAAAACAAAGGGACGCGTTGTTTGGTGCGAAGACCTCAAAGGCCCCGAACGCCTCGATAAGGACGGCAGAAGGACCTTCGTGGCGGGCGTCGAATTCGCCGAAACCGACGGCAAGAACAAGGAACGCCTGATCTCTTACATAAAAAACAGGCTTGTGTCCTGA
- a CDS encoding DUF6485 family protein → MPKSDFICPCSYSGCSRHGNCRECLKYHREQGELPACYFDARTEKTYDRSIDNFLRNRKR, encoded by the coding sequence ATGCCAAAATCCGATTTTATATGCCCATGCTCATATTCCGGTTGCAGCCGGCACGGTAATTGCCGGGAGTGTCTAAAATACCACCGCGAACAGGGCGAATTGCCGGCCTGCTATTTTGATGCCCGCACTGAGAAGACATACGACAGATCGATCGATAATTTCCTGCGTAACAGGAAGAGATAG
- a CDS encoding inositol monophosphatase family protein, translating into MNSKLGKTACRIVLKAGKYLKDNSKKIKKISYKGDINLVTNVDREVEALLIGSLRKEFPDIGFLAEESGKTGCGNGLKWVIDPIDGTTNFAHGFPFYAISVGLEKAGKPILGIVYNPEHNEFFYAEKGKGSFLNGKRIKVSTVKDLKKSLLMTGFSYKLGKSMEENLVHFRNFLVTSQAVRRAGSASLDLCYVACGRLEAFWELDLFPWDTAAGWLIVKEAGGEVTDFTGKQFSNNSRQILASNGKIHKQMLKILSGRQN; encoded by the coding sequence ATGAATAGCAAACTCGGGAAAACAGCCTGCCGGATAGTCCTTAAGGCCGGAAAATACCTCAAGGACAACAGTAAAAAGATAAAGAAGATATCATATAAGGGCGACATTAACCTCGTGACTAACGTAGACCGCGAGGTGGAAGCGCTCCTGATAGGATCTCTTCGCAAGGAGTTCCCGGATATCGGCTTCCTTGCGGAAGAATCCGGCAAGACCGGCTGCGGGAACGGTCTTAAATGGGTCATAGACCCTATTGACGGCACTACGAATTTTGCCCACGGATTCCCGTTTTATGCGATATCCGTAGGCCTTGAAAAAGCCGGAAAACCCATTCTCGGTATAGTGTATAACCCCGAACATAACGAGTTTTTTTATGCCGAAAAAGGCAAGGGCTCCTTTCTTAACGGAAAACGCATAAAAGTTAGCACTGTTAAAGATCTCAAAAAAAGCCTTCTAATGACCGGGTTTTCCTATAAATTAGGCAAGAGCATGGAGGAGAACCTGGTCCATTTCAGGAATTTTCTTGTCACTTCACAGGCCGTACGCAGGGCCGGAAGCGCAAGCCTTGACCTTTGCTATGTTGCCTGTGGAAGGCTCGAGGCCTTCTGGGAATTGGACCTTTTCCCGTGGGATACAGCGGCGGGATGGCTCATAGTCAAGGAAGCCGGGGGAGAGGTGACTGATTTTACGGGCAAACAATTTAGCAATAACTCCAGGCAGATCCTCGCATCTAACGGAAAGATCCACAAGCAAATGCTGAAGATACTTTCCGGAAGACAGAACTAA
- a CDS encoding STAS domain-containing protein, which yields MADVFAVRKSGEIAVAEIMKSEITMYEIDMVKKDFAGILEKDSKDVILNFKNLDFISSLVLAAMVYLLKLTKDKGGKLKLCELRDKVKEVFKVTDLDKVFEIYPTESEALKSFNE from the coding sequence ATGGCGGATGTCTTTGCCGTGAGGAAAAGCGGCGAAATAGCGGTTGCCGAGATCATGAAGAGCGAAATAACCATGTATGAGATAGACATGGTAAAAAAGGATTTTGCCGGCATATTGGAGAAGGATTCCAAGGATGTCATCCTGAATTTCAAGAACCTTGACTTCATATCTTCGCTTGTGCTTGCCGCCATGGTCTACCTGTTGAAGCTCACGAAAGATAAAGGCGGAAAATTGAAGCTCTGTGAATTAAGGGATAAGGTCAAGGAGGTCTTCAAGGTGACCGACCTGGACAAGGTATTCGAGATATATCCTACCGAAAGCGAAGCCCTTAAATCCTTCAATGAATAG
- a CDS encoding DUF1330 domain-containing protein, whose protein sequence is MEIKTKNRSKDTYEKYIKKVRFIVEKYKGRYLSRGGKVTPIFGNWDPERIILIEFPSAEYVGRWLNSPEYKKIAGLREQSTITKAIMVDGCKRANSLQERLK, encoded by the coding sequence GTGGAAATCAAGACCAAGAACAGGAGTAAAGACACCTATGAAAAGTACATTAAGAAGGTCCGTTTCATAGTAGAAAAATATAAGGGGCGGTATTTATCAAGAGGCGGAAAGGTAACCCCAATATTTGGTAACTGGGATCCCGAAAGAATTATCCTTATTGAATTTCCTTCTGCGGAGTATGTAGGAAGGTGGCTTAATTCGCCGGAATATAAGAAAATCGCAGGCCTAAGGGAGCAATCTACGATTACCAAAGCAATCATGGTTGATGGCTGCAAAAGAGCTAATTCTCTCCAAGAACGTCTAAAATAG
- a CDS encoding glycoside hydrolase family 57 protein, with translation MADEPLYISFVWHMHQPYYKNTLTGETSMPWVRLHAVKDYLDMALMLRDYPGVHQTFNMVPSLMEQIEDLSSPGSRKDMAFQMSIKPAKELTEDDKQFILRNFFMANWDMMIKPFPRYYDLLMKRGRHFSQEEAVAAAKRFTIQDFTDLQVLFNLCWIDPMFREKDAELAALSKKGKYFNEDEKALVLNKQLDIMREIIPAYKKLQEEGIIEVSVSPYFHPILPLLCDTDIAKISYPEIKLPKSTFRHPEDAKKQVESAVKYYEEKFGRPPRGMWPSEGSVSDQAVGIIREAGIKWAATDEEVLFRSLQRQKNLESLYRPYNVETQNGPLSLIFRDRTLSDAIGFVYQSWPAENAAADFIGRLHSIKDKLPKPSGTPYLIPVILDGENAWEFYHNDGRDFLKCLYKGIQNDPKLRIVTVSEYLDQFPAQTRLDRVHPGSWINGNFCIWIGHDEKNKAWEYLSETRDMLKDFERSHPDPAALKDAWKEVFIAEGSDWNWWYGEDNSSANDDEFDRLFRMHLSNVYTLTGKTPPGYLSIPIRAKKARIAREPAGFMNPVLDGRDTNYFEWVNSGLIDVSKRGGTMYQSETILKQLYFGFNKDTLFFRFDLLHNNGDDNLGLSILLIDKGLKVSIPSLSGKKPLEYTIYRLSGDESWAAVKNCGTAAFDRILEIGIKFSDIGAAAGETVRLLAAIESSGAMIERCPEFGSIQITLPSADYESQQWNV, from the coding sequence ATGGCTGACGAACCGCTTTACATATCTTTCGTATGGCACATGCACCAACCTTACTATAAGAACACGCTCACGGGTGAGACGAGTATGCCGTGGGTAAGGCTCCACGCCGTAAAAGACTACCTTGATATGGCGCTGATGCTGCGGGACTATCCGGGCGTCCACCAGACCTTCAACATGGTCCCGTCGCTTATGGAACAGATCGAAGACCTTTCGAGCCCGGGCTCCCGGAAGGACATGGCTTTCCAGATGTCGATAAAGCCCGCTAAAGAACTTACGGAAGACGACAAACAGTTCATTCTCCGCAATTTTTTCATGGCGAACTGGGACATGATGATTAAACCTTTTCCGCGCTATTATGACCTCCTTATGAAGAGAGGAAGGCATTTCTCGCAGGAAGAGGCCGTTGCGGCGGCAAAACGCTTTACGATCCAGGATTTTACCGACCTGCAGGTCCTTTTCAACCTGTGCTGGATAGACCCGATGTTCCGGGAGAAGGATGCGGAACTTGCGGCATTATCCAAAAAAGGGAAATATTTTAATGAGGATGAAAAGGCCCTCGTCCTGAACAAGCAGCTTGATATAATGAGGGAGATAATCCCCGCCTATAAAAAACTGCAGGAGGAGGGAATTATAGAGGTCTCTGTATCTCCATATTTCCATCCGATACTGCCGCTCTTATGTGATACCGATATCGCGAAAATATCCTACCCCGAGATCAAGCTGCCGAAATCGACGTTCCGCCATCCTGAGGACGCCAAGAAGCAGGTCGAATCCGCCGTAAAATACTACGAGGAGAAATTCGGAAGGCCGCCGCGGGGCATGTGGCCCTCGGAAGGGTCCGTAAGCGACCAGGCCGTCGGCATCATCAGGGAAGCGGGTATCAAATGGGCCGCGACCGATGAGGAGGTGCTCTTCCGGTCGCTGCAAAGGCAGAAGAACCTCGAATCGCTATACAGGCCTTATAACGTTGAAACACAGAACGGGCCATTGTCGCTCATATTCAGGGACAGGACGTTATCCGACGCCATAGGGTTTGTATATCAAAGCTGGCCTGCGGAGAACGCCGCCGCCGATTTCATCGGCAGGCTCCATTCCATAAAAGATAAGCTGCCGAAACCTTCCGGAACGCCGTATCTCATCCCGGTAATACTTGACGGCGAAAATGCATGGGAATTCTACCATAATGACGGGCGGGATTTCCTCAAATGCCTCTATAAAGGCATCCAGAACGACCCGAAACTCAGGATAGTCACCGTCTCCGAGTACCTCGACCAGTTCCCGGCGCAAACCAGACTGGATAGAGTACATCCGGGCTCATGGATAAACGGCAATTTCTGCATATGGATAGGGCATGACGAAAAGAACAAAGCATGGGAATACCTTTCCGAGACCAGGGACATGCTCAAGGATTTCGAGAGGTCCCATCCCGATCCTGCGGCATTAAAAGACGCCTGGAAGGAGGTGTTCATAGCCGAAGGCAGCGACTGGAACTGGTGGTACGGCGAAGATAACTCGTCCGCAAACGATGACGAGTTCGACCGCCTTTTCAGGATGCATCTTTCCAACGTATATACGCTTACCGGCAAGACGCCTCCCGGGTACCTGTCCATACCCATACGCGCAAAGAAAGCAAGGATAGCGAGAGAGCCGGCCGGCTTCATGAACCCTGTCCTGGACGGAAGAGACACGAATTACTTCGAATGGGTGAATTCCGGGCTTATAGACGTAAGCAAGCGCGGCGGTACTATGTACCAGTCCGAGACAATATTGAAGCAGCTGTATTTCGGCTTCAACAAAGACACGCTCTTCTTCAGGTTCGACCTGTTGCATAATAACGGCGATGATAATCTCGGGCTCAGTATACTTCTTATTGATAAGGGCTTAAAGGTCTCGATACCGTCCTTGTCGGGCAAAAAGCCGCTCGAATATACGATATACCGGCTCTCCGGGGATGAGTCCTGGGCTGCCGTAAAGAATTGCGGTACGGCAGCATTCGACAGGATACTCGAGATAGGCATCAAATTTTCGGATATCGGTGCGGCGGCGGGTGAGACGGTAAGGCTCCTGGCTGCCATAGAAAGCTCGGGAGCGATGATCGAGCGCTGCCCGGAATTCGGCTCCATACAGATAACGCTTCCTTCGGCCGATTATGAGTCGCAGCAGTGGAACGTTTGA
- a CDS encoding glycosyltransferase family 39 protein, which translates to MTLPNKAVLHIVILVIVCLALFLPGSLLRGLWTPDETRYAAISKGMVDSGDWLTLRINGQIYTQKPPVFFWAISFFGLLSGGVNDLAARLVSILSGTGTVVATYLFAKKLFNGNAALISGLVLSTAIAFFAASQMVMLDALFTFLAVSALYLLYTGISKAGRIRGICYFAAFILMALATLTKGPVGVILPVLAISAYALFTKQMRSLLSWGTALGFLAFLAIIASWLVPACVRGGEEYTRELLGKQIFGRYFEAFDHKEPLLYYLYAFPAGFLPWAVFLPAAISLLAKDRKDNRIKLLAAWPLSILLFFTLSSSKNILYTLPVYPAAAMAIGYYWDKKRRPLRQVFVLIAAIFALSVSISLFVIPHIDRLKSPKYFGSRIAKHIGPDSKLSAYLIKPVYWVYYSGRNQMDEFHDYDKLDKYLSSPERVFCIIELNIYREYISANKNHGYLIDYEAYRSKNALGLISNRIR; encoded by the coding sequence CTCTGGACGCCGGACGAGACGCGATATGCCGCCATATCCAAAGGCATGGTCGACAGCGGCGACTGGCTGACGCTTAGGATAAACGGCCAGATATACACACAAAAACCGCCCGTCTTCTTCTGGGCCATCTCCTTTTTCGGCCTCCTGTCCGGGGGCGTCAACGACCTTGCTGCAAGGCTCGTATCGATCCTCTCCGGCACTGGTACTGTTGTCGCGACATACCTGTTCGCAAAAAAGCTGTTCAACGGGAATGCCGCCCTTATATCCGGACTCGTGCTGAGCACTGCTATCGCCTTCTTCGCGGCTTCCCAAATGGTAATGCTTGACGCCTTGTTCACGTTCCTTGCGGTGTCCGCCCTGTATCTATTATATACGGGCATCTCAAAAGCGGGGCGCATCAGGGGAATATGCTATTTTGCGGCTTTCATTCTGATGGCCCTGGCGACACTGACCAAAGGGCCGGTAGGGGTCATCCTGCCGGTACTGGCGATCTCGGCCTATGCGTTGTTCACAAAGCAGATGAGATCATTGTTGTCATGGGGAACCGCCCTTGGCTTCCTTGCCTTCCTGGCTATAATCGCGTCATGGCTGGTGCCTGCATGCGTAAGGGGAGGGGAGGAGTACACGAGGGAGCTTCTGGGCAAACAGATATTCGGAAGGTATTTCGAGGCATTCGACCACAAAGAGCCCTTGCTTTATTACCTTTACGCGTTCCCGGCGGGCTTCCTGCCCTGGGCCGTTTTCCTTCCGGCGGCTATATCGCTGCTCGCGAAGGACAGGAAAGACAACCGCATAAAGTTACTTGCGGCCTGGCCTTTATCCATATTGTTGTTCTTTACTCTATCCAGTTCTAAGAATATACTATATACATTACCGGTATACCCCGCGGCCGCCATGGCAATCGGATACTATTGGGACAAAAAGCGAAGGCCGTTAAGGCAAGTATTCGTCCTGATCGCGGCAATATTCGCGCTCAGTGTATCGATCTCGCTCTTCGTCATACCGCACATAGACAGGCTCAAGTCCCCGAAATATTTCGGATCGCGGATAGCGAAACATATAGGCCCGGACAGCAAACTGTCTGCATACCTGATAAAACCGGTATACTGGGTATATTACAGCGGACGCAACCAAATGGACGAATTCCATGATTACGATAAGCTCGATAAATACCTCAGTTCTCCGGAGAGGGTCTTCTGCATAATAGAGCTTAACATATACAGGGAATACATATCCGCCAACAAGAACCACGGCTACCTGATTGATTACGAGGCCTATCGCAGCAAAAACGCCCTCGGGCTGATCTCGAACAGGATAAGATAA